The Streptomyces sp. NBC_01353 genome contains a region encoding:
- a CDS encoding DUF3027 domain-containing protein → MSAATTRSRTARTPRTPDRLCAEAVDLARAAAQEAAAPGIVGAHVEAVAEGDRVVTHFFECEEPGYRGWRWAVTVTRASRAKNVTLVETVLLPGSDALLAPEWVPWSERLRPGDMGPGDLLPTEQDDLRLEPGYTGEDTPPPNSAVSEEMADHLDAEDAEIVSRTPSRGAIASVAEELGMRRARVLSRYGLHVAADRWDESFGAKTPMAQAAPASCESCAFLVPLAGSLKQAFGVCANEFSPADGRVVSLAYGCGGHSEAAVMPKPPRPAPPVLDSMGADEFPLRPAKDSGSTTEPDGTSEDLGHS, encoded by the coding sequence GTGAGTGCTGCGACGACGCGAAGCCGTACTGCGCGTACCCCGCGTACCCCCGACCGCCTGTGCGCCGAGGCGGTAGACCTGGCGCGGGCGGCCGCCCAGGAGGCGGCCGCACCCGGCATCGTCGGGGCGCACGTGGAGGCCGTCGCCGAGGGTGACCGGGTGGTCACGCACTTCTTCGAGTGCGAGGAGCCCGGCTACCGCGGCTGGCGCTGGGCCGTGACGGTCACGCGCGCCTCCCGGGCGAAGAACGTCACCCTCGTCGAGACCGTCCTGCTGCCCGGCTCCGACGCGCTCCTCGCCCCGGAGTGGGTGCCGTGGAGCGAGCGGCTGCGGCCGGGTGACATGGGGCCGGGGGACCTGCTGCCGACGGAGCAGGACGACCTGAGGCTCGAGCCGGGGTACACCGGGGAGGACACGCCGCCGCCGAACTCCGCGGTCTCGGAGGAGATGGCGGACCATCTCGACGCCGAGGACGCCGAGATCGTCTCCCGAACGCCGTCCCGGGGCGCGATCGCCTCGGTCGCCGAGGAACTCGGGATGCGGCGGGCGCGGGTGCTGTCGCGATACGGGCTGCATGTGGCTGCGGACCGGTGGGACGAGTCGTTCGGGGCGAAGACGCCGATGGCGCAGGCCGCGCCGGCGTCGTGCGAGTCCTGCGCGTTCCTGGTGCCGCTGGCGGGGTCGCTGAAGCAGGCGTTCGGTGTGTGCGCGAACGAGTTCTCGCCGGCGGACGGGCGGGTCGTGTCGCTCGCGTACGGCTGTGGCGGGCACTCGGAGGCGGCGGTCATGCCGAAGCCGCCGCGGCCGGCGCCGCCGGTGCTGGACTCGATGGGGGCGGACGAGTTCCCGTTGCGGCCGGCGAAGGACTCGGGCTCGACGACGGAACCGGACGGCACGTCGGAAGACCTGGGCCACTCGTAG
- a CDS encoding MFS transporter produces the protein MAAARSSARSHDHAGPLSRAGRAVGRALHLPFTGTAKGIRKATHAHGAGESGLGKLIELHAVNGAGDVMITVALASTVFFSVPTDEARGRVALYLAITMLPFTLLAPVIGPLLDRIPHGRRAAMAGAMWTRAVLAITMSAAVSTGGLELYPAALGVLVASKAYGVVRSAVVPRLLPPGFSLVKANSRVTLAGLLATGIAAPIGAGLQQIGPAWPLYGACALFLLGGYWAFRMPHKVDSAKGERRAHLLTHGEKKPSLRTVGPSVLHGLQANAAQRMLSGFLIFFLAFLLREHPLSGQSAAVSLAMVAVAAGVGNACGTAVGSLLKERGHAPEVIIATMIMTVCGAAVLAAVFFSGAMVAVLGAVAGLTQALSKLSLDALIQRDVPEVVRTSAFARSETLLQMAWVVGGGIGISLPLSGQVGMWVAAAILGLGAVLAVRGLLTAARTPDHKKAEVT, from the coding sequence GTGGCAGCCGCACGGTCGTCCGCACGATCCCACGATCATGCCGGGCCGCTCAGCCGAGCGGGCCGGGCGGTCGGGCGCGCCCTTCACCTGCCGTTCACCGGTACGGCGAAAGGGATCCGAAAGGCGACGCACGCGCACGGCGCGGGCGAGTCGGGTCTGGGAAAGCTGATCGAACTGCACGCCGTGAACGGCGCCGGCGACGTCATGATCACCGTCGCGCTCGCGTCCACGGTCTTCTTCTCCGTACCGACGGACGAGGCGCGCGGCCGGGTCGCGCTCTACCTGGCGATCACGATGCTCCCGTTCACACTGCTGGCCCCCGTGATCGGCCCGCTCCTGGACCGCATCCCGCACGGCCGCCGCGCCGCGATGGCCGGGGCGATGTGGACCCGGGCGGTCCTGGCGATCACCATGTCGGCGGCGGTGTCCACGGGCGGCCTGGAGCTGTACCCGGCGGCGCTGGGCGTGCTGGTGGCGTCGAAGGCGTACGGGGTGGTGCGCAGCGCTGTCGTGCCGCGTCTGCTGCCACCCGGCTTCTCCCTGGTCAAGGCGAACTCCCGGGTCACCCTCGCGGGCCTGCTGGCCACCGGTATCGCCGCGCCGATCGGGGCGGGGCTGCAGCAGATCGGGCCGGCCTGGCCGCTGTACGGCGCGTGTGCGCTGTTCCTGCTGGGCGGGTACTGGGCGTTCCGGATGCCGCACAAGGTCGACTCGGCGAAGGGTGAGCGGCGCGCGCACCTGCTGACGCACGGCGAGAAGAAGCCGAGCCTGCGGACGGTGGGGCCCTCGGTGCTGCACGGGCTGCAGGCGAATGCGGCGCAGCGGATGCTGTCGGGGTTCCTGATCTTCTTCCTGGCGTTCCTGCTGCGCGAGCATCCGCTGTCGGGGCAGAGCGCGGCGGTGTCGCTGGCGATGGTGGCGGTGGCGGCCGGGGTGGGGAACGCGTGCGGGACGGCGGTGGGCTCGCTCCTGAAGGAGCGCGGCCATGCGCCGGAAGTGATCATCGCCACGATGATCATGACCGTGTGCGGAGCGGCGGTCCTCGCGGCGGTGTTCTTCAGCGGGGCGATGGTGGCGGTACTGGGAGCGGTGGCGGGCCTGACGCAGGCGCTGTCGAAGCTGTCCCTGGACGCGCTGATCCAACGGGACGTGCCGGAGGTGGTCCGCACGTCGGCGTTCGCCCGCTCGGAGACGCTGCTGCAGATGGCGTGGGTGGTGGGCGGCGGGATCGGCATCTCGCTGCCGCTGAGCGGCCAGGTGGGCATGTGGGTGGCCGCGGCCATCCTGGGCCTGGGCGCGGTCCTGGCCGTGCGCGGCCTCCTGACGGCGGCGCGAACTCCGGACCACAAGAAGGCGGAGGTGACGTGA
- a CDS encoding DUF2771 domain-containing protein produces the protein MTVAFFTGSRRRAAVALGAVSAGLLVLSACDKPTPLATLTVGTESIHSEAACYNDGDAIKESQIQQCLNKKAEKTITVSADDKIRFGVDPSIAENGWTIFLGGQNAEPEPYKKTYRTIPASAFFSTQTGEATNSTQVTIVENDGKKLTGVWHFELKKDA, from the coding sequence ATGACCGTTGCGTTCTTCACCGGCTCGCGCCGCCGGGCCGCCGTCGCCCTCGGGGCCGTCTCCGCCGGGCTCCTCGTACTCTCCGCCTGCGACAAGCCGACTCCGCTCGCGACCCTGACGGTCGGGACCGAGTCGATCCACTCCGAGGCCGCCTGCTACAACGACGGCGACGCCATCAAGGAGTCGCAGATCCAGCAGTGCCTCAACAAGAAGGCCGAGAAGACCATCACGGTCTCCGCGGACGACAAGATCCGCTTCGGCGTCGACCCCTCGATCGCCGAGAACGGCTGGACGATCTTCCTCGGCGGCCAGAACGCCGAGCCGGAGCCGTACAAGAAGACGTACCGGACCATCCCGGCCAGCGCCTTCTTCTCCACCCAGACCGGCGAGGCCACCAACTCGACGCAGGTCACCATCGTCGAGAACGACGGCAAGAAGCTGACCGGCGTCTGGCACTTCGAGCTGAAGAAGGACGCCTGA
- a CDS encoding futalosine hydrolase: MLLRILIVTAVAAEADSVARGITFGGPGSGEFPLPGGFVLRRHAGTGPEGRPAVVDVLVGGVGPASTAAATATALAHAAAAHDPDATPHAPYDLVVSAGIAGGFQPLAPLGSVVVSDAIVSADLGAQTPDGYLTVEELGFGRSSHAVDATLTRRISDTLTQNGRPHTVAPVLTVSTVTGTAERADELARRHPRAAAEAMEGFGVAEAAAAYGVPVVEIRAVSNAVGPRDRAAWRIGEALDSLRHTFQLLSTTVFVEPAP, from the coding sequence GTGCTCCTCCGGATCCTGATCGTGACGGCCGTGGCGGCGGAGGCGGACTCCGTCGCCCGGGGCATCACGTTCGGCGGGCCGGGCTCGGGTGAGTTCCCGCTGCCCGGCGGCTTCGTGCTGCGCCGCCACGCGGGTACGGGACCTGAAGGGCGACCCGCTGTCGTCGACGTGCTCGTCGGCGGCGTCGGCCCCGCCTCGACGGCCGCCGCCACCGCCACGGCCCTCGCGCACGCGGCCGCCGCACACGACCCCGACGCCACCCCGCACGCGCCCTACGACCTCGTCGTCTCCGCCGGCATCGCCGGTGGATTTCAGCCGCTCGCGCCCCTCGGCTCCGTCGTCGTCTCCGACGCCATCGTCTCCGCCGACCTCGGCGCGCAGACTCCCGACGGCTATCTGACCGTCGAGGAGCTCGGCTTCGGGCGGTCCTCGCACGCCGTGGACGCCACCCTCACCCGGCGGATCTCCGACACGCTCACCCAGAACGGACGACCCCACACCGTCGCGCCCGTGCTCACCGTCTCCACCGTGACCGGCACCGCCGAGCGCGCCGACGAGCTGGCGCGGCGTCACCCGCGCGCCGCCGCCGAGGCGATGGAGGGGTTCGGCGTGGCCGAGGCCGCCGCCGCCTACGGCGTCCCCGTGGTCGAGATCCGCGCCGTCTCCAACGCCGTCGGCCCCCGCGACCGCGCCGCCTGGCGCATCGGCGAGGCCCTTGACTCGCTACGGCACACGTTCCAGCTGCTCAGCACCACCGTCTTCGTGGAGCCCGCCCCATGA
- a CDS encoding 1,4-dihydroxy-6-naphthoate synthase, translating into MTPKLKIAYSPCPNDTFVFDAWAHGRVPGAPRLDVTFADIDLTNGWAEGDDTAYDVLKVSYAVLPWVLDQYALLPCGGALGRGCGPLVLTREPGVDLTGKTVAVPSERSTAYLLFRLWAADVVLGAPPRRSSGGGVGNVVVMPFHEIMPAVRDGKVDAGLVIHEARFTYQNYGLHALADMGAHWEDTTGLPIPLGAIIARRSLGPDMLRRLADAARASVRMAWDDPAASRPYVLEHAQEMDPKVADQHIGLYVNEFTADLGEAGYAAVRGLLTRAAAEGLVPPLGPDALAFP; encoded by the coding sequence ATGACGCCCAAGCTCAAGATCGCGTACTCGCCCTGCCCGAACGACACCTTCGTCTTCGACGCCTGGGCCCACGGCCGCGTCCCCGGCGCCCCTCGCCTCGACGTGACGTTCGCCGACATCGACCTCACCAACGGCTGGGCCGAGGGCGACGACACCGCGTACGACGTCCTGAAGGTCTCGTACGCCGTGCTGCCCTGGGTCCTCGACCAGTACGCGCTGCTGCCCTGCGGCGGCGCCCTCGGCCGCGGCTGCGGCCCTCTGGTCCTGACGCGGGAGCCAGGCGTGGACCTCACGGGGAAGACGGTCGCGGTGCCGAGCGAGCGCTCGACCGCGTACCTCCTCTTCCGGCTCTGGGCCGCCGACGTCGTCCTGGGGGCACCTCCCAGGCGAAGCTCTGGGGGAGGGGTGGGGAACGTCGTCGTGATGCCGTTCCACGAGATCATGCCCGCCGTGCGCGACGGGAAGGTCGACGCGGGGCTCGTCATCCACGAGGCCCGTTTCACGTACCAGAACTACGGCCTCCACGCGCTGGCCGACATGGGCGCGCACTGGGAGGACACCACCGGCCTGCCGATCCCGCTGGGCGCGATCATCGCCCGGCGCTCACTCGGCCCGGACATGCTGCGGCGCCTCGCCGACGCGGCCCGCGCATCCGTACGGATGGCCTGGGACGACCCGGCCGCCTCGCGCCCGTACGTACTCGAGCACGCGCAGGAGATGGACCCCAAGGTGGCCGATCAGCACATCGGTCTCTACGTCAACGAGTTCACGGCCGACCTCGGCGAGGCCGGCTACGCGGCGGTCCGCGGGCTGCTCACGCGCGCCGCGGCCGAGGGGCTCGTACCGCCCCTCGGCCCGGACGCGCTGGCGTTCCCGTAG
- a CDS encoding cold-shock protein, protein MPTGKVKWFNSEKGFGFLSRDDGGDVFVHSSVLPAGVDALKPGQRVEFGVVAGQRGDQALSVTVLDPTPSVAAAQRRKPDELASIVQDLTTLLENITPMLERGRYPDKAQGAKIAGLLRAVADQLDV, encoded by the coding sequence GTGCCTACCGGCAAGGTCAAATGGTTCAACAGTGAGAAGGGCTTCGGCTTTCTCTCCCGGGACGACGGCGGCGACGTGTTCGTCCACTCGTCGGTGCTCCCTGCCGGAGTCGACGCCCTCAAGCCGGGGCAGCGCGTGGAGTTCGGGGTGGTCGCGGGACAGCGCGGCGACCAGGCGCTGTCCGTGACGGTCCTCGACCCGACGCCCTCCGTCGCCGCGGCGCAGCGCCGTAAGCCCGACGAACTGGCGTCCATCGTGCAGGATCTGACGACGCTCCTGGAGAACATCACACCGATGCTCGAGCGGGGCCGCTACCCCGACAAGGCGCAGGGCGCCAAGATCGCGGGCCTGCTGCGGGCGGTCGCGGACCAGCTCGACGTCTGA
- a CDS encoding haloacid dehalogenase-like hydrolase, which produces MSPMTLSRPPLTVGFDLDMTLIDSRPGIKATYEAFSAQVGVEIDADLAVSRLGPPLEHELAHWFPEAEIEERVAQYRALYPTYAIEASLAMAGARDAIQAVREAGGRTIVVTAKNEPHAKLHLTHLGIDPDAVIGGLWAEGKAEALREHSAGVYVGDHTGDVRGAAAAGAVSVAVATGPCDEAELRAAGADVVLPDLTEFRAWWEAYCG; this is translated from the coding sequence ATGTCACCCATGACTCTCTCGCGCCCTCCGCTGACCGTCGGCTTCGACCTGGACATGACGCTGATCGACTCCCGCCCCGGCATCAAGGCCACGTACGAGGCCTTCTCCGCCCAGGTCGGCGTGGAGATCGACGCCGACCTGGCCGTCTCCCGGCTCGGGCCGCCGCTGGAGCACGAGCTGGCGCACTGGTTCCCGGAGGCGGAGATCGAGGAGCGGGTGGCGCAGTACCGCGCGCTCTACCCGACGTACGCGATCGAGGCGTCGCTCGCGATGGCCGGCGCGCGGGATGCGATTCAAGCCGTTCGTGAGGCGGGTGGCCGGACGATCGTCGTCACCGCGAAGAACGAGCCGCACGCCAAGTTGCACCTCACCCACCTCGGCATCGACCCCGACGCCGTCATCGGCGGCCTGTGGGCCGAGGGCAAGGCGGAGGCGCTGCGCGAGCACTCCGCGGGCGTGTACGTCGGCGACCACACCGGAGACGTACGCGGCGCCGCGGCCGCGGGCGCCGTGTCGGTGGCCGTGGCGACCGGACCGTGCGACGAGGCGGAGCTGCGCGCGGCGGGCGCGGACGTCGTCCTGCCCGACCTGACAGAGTTCCGTGCCTGGTGGGAGGCGTACTGCGGCTAG
- a CDS encoding iron chelate uptake ABC transporter family permease subunit has translation MTAALPSRRVLATVAAVIALLVAILLSLAVGARAIAPSTVFDALLHGGTSDDAEVVRQMRVPRTLIGLMVGAALALAGTALQGITRNPIADPGILGISQGASVGVVFAIAFAGVHTLTGYVWFAFAGAALASVAVYAIASSGRGGATPVKLALGGAAINALLLSVTTGILTTRASALDEFRFWQIGSLDGRDAEVVGQIWPFLLVGAVLVVSVARGLDALALGEDVAKGLGQRVATVRIVGGVGATVLTGAGVAAAGPIAFVGLAVPHIARAIVGSDHRWVLPMAALVGPVMLLVSDVIGRVLFPPGEVPAGVMTALIGVPFLVTLVRRKAVPA, from the coding sequence ATGACAGCCGCACTCCCTTCCAGACGCGTCCTCGCCACCGTCGCCGCCGTCATCGCCCTCCTCGTCGCGATCCTGCTGAGCCTCGCCGTGGGCGCCCGGGCCATCGCCCCGTCCACGGTCTTCGACGCGCTGCTGCACGGCGGGACGAGCGACGACGCCGAGGTCGTACGGCAGATGCGGGTGCCCAGAACCCTGATCGGGCTGATGGTCGGCGCGGCCCTGGCCCTGGCCGGTACCGCCCTGCAGGGCATCACCCGCAATCCGATCGCCGACCCCGGCATCCTCGGCATCAGCCAGGGCGCCTCGGTGGGCGTGGTCTTCGCGATCGCCTTCGCCGGGGTGCACACGCTGACGGGGTACGTGTGGTTCGCCTTCGCGGGCGCGGCCCTCGCCTCGGTCGCGGTCTACGCGATCGCCTCCAGCGGGCGCGGCGGGGCGACGCCGGTGAAGCTGGCGCTCGGCGGCGCCGCGATCAACGCGCTGCTGCTGTCGGTGACGACCGGGATCCTGACGACCAGGGCGTCGGCGCTGGACGAGTTCAGGTTCTGGCAGATCGGCTCGCTGGACGGGCGGGACGCCGAGGTCGTCGGGCAGATCTGGCCGTTCCTGCTGGTCGGCGCGGTGCTCGTGGTGTCCGTGGCCCGTGGCCTGGACGCGCTGGCGCTGGGCGAGGACGTGGCGAAGGGACTCGGTCAGCGGGTCGCGACCGTACGGATCGTGGGCGGTGTCGGGGCGACCGTGCTGACCGGCGCGGGGGTCGCGGCGGCCGGTCCGATCGCGTTCGTCGGCCTCGCGGTGCCGCACATCGCCCGCGCGATCGTGGGCAGCGACCACCGCTGGGTGCTGCCGATGGCGGCGCTCGTGGGCCCCGTGATGCTGCTGGTGTCCGATGTGATCGGGCGGGTGCTCTTCCCGCCGGGCGAGGTCCCGGCGGGTGTGATGACGGCGCTCATCGGGGTGCCGTTCCTGGTGACGCTGGTGCGCCGGAAGGCGGTGCCGGCATGA
- a CDS encoding iron chelate uptake ABC transporter family permease subunit → MTTTSVRPAGYGVVRAGAGSFLLHRRSAFVALGLVALLAAVCVAYLCVGEKFVAPAEVLKVVFGQDSRSTFVVGELRMPRLAVGLMVGAAFGIAGALIQTVARNPLASPDIIGISQGAGALTVGAMTFGLTSYTVLPYLSIVGGIAAAALVYVFAWRGGLHATRFVLIGIGFAIALRSLITLFMTKGDYLVAQQAQIWMTGSLNGRGWDEAAPIRWTLIALLPAILWAARAQRTVSLDDDTATALGASLGRVRLGLVFVGVVLASVATGVAGPVDFVALLAPQIARRMTRTAQIPLLCSALMGAFVVVLADLLGKRLFSPTELPVGVLTAAVGAPYLIWLIVRSRSVGGKS, encoded by the coding sequence ATGACGACGACGTCTGTACGTCCTGCCGGGTACGGGGTCGTACGCGCCGGAGCGGGATCGTTCCTGCTCCACCGGCGCTCGGCGTTCGTGGCCCTGGGCCTGGTGGCGCTCCTCGCGGCGGTCTGCGTCGCGTACCTCTGCGTCGGCGAGAAGTTCGTGGCACCGGCCGAGGTCCTGAAGGTGGTCTTCGGGCAGGATTCCCGGTCCACGTTCGTGGTCGGGGAGCTGCGGATGCCGCGGCTCGCGGTCGGCCTGATGGTCGGCGCCGCGTTCGGGATCGCGGGCGCCCTCATCCAGACCGTCGCCCGCAACCCGCTCGCCAGTCCCGACATCATCGGCATCAGCCAGGGCGCGGGCGCGCTGACGGTCGGCGCGATGACCTTCGGCCTCACCTCGTACACCGTCCTGCCGTACCTCTCGATCGTCGGCGGCATCGCGGCCGCCGCGCTCGTGTACGTCTTCGCCTGGCGCGGTGGGCTGCACGCGACGCGGTTCGTGCTCATCGGGATCGGCTTCGCGATCGCGCTGCGCTCGCTGATCACCCTGTTCATGACCAAGGGCGACTACCTGGTCGCCCAGCAGGCCCAGATCTGGATGACCGGCTCGCTCAACGGGCGTGGCTGGGACGAGGCCGCGCCGATCCGATGGACGCTGATCGCCCTGCTGCCGGCGATCCTGTGGGCCGCCCGCGCGCAGCGGACGGTCTCCCTGGACGACGACACGGCGACGGCGCTGGGGGCCTCGCTCGGGCGGGTCCGGCTGGGGCTCGTGTTCGTCGGCGTCGTGCTCGCGTCGGTGGCCACGGGGGTGGCCGGTCCGGTCGACTTCGTGGCGCTGCTCGCACCGCAGATCGCCCGGCGGATGACGCGTACGGCACAGATCCCGCTGCTGTGCTCGGCCCTGATGGGGGCGTTCGTCGTGGTCCTCGCCGACCTGCTGGGCAAGCGGCTCTTCTCGCCGACCGAACTGCCGGTGGGTGTCCTGACGGCGGCGGTCGGCGCCCCGTATCTGATCTGGCTCATCGTCCGGAGCCGAAGCGTGGGAGGAAAGTCGTGA
- a CDS encoding ABC transporter ATP-binding protein has translation MSRLTARELTLAYEDRTVVKDLDLAVPDGKVTVIVGPNACGKSTTLRALGRLLKPAGGAVLLDGESLAKLPTKRIAQSIGLLPQTPVAPEAITVADLVSRGRQPHQAWWKQWSEADEQAVVEAMTSTDVAALADRSVDELSGGQRQRVWIAMALAQETDLLLLDEPTTYLDIAHQVEVLDLVRRLNVARGRTVVLVLHDLNQAARYADHLVAMKAGQVVAEGAPTDVVTADLVRDVFGLKSVVVPDPVTGSPLVVPGAPWGAVPQLRA, from the coding sequence GTGAGTCGGCTGACCGCGCGCGAGCTGACGCTCGCGTACGAGGACCGTACGGTCGTGAAGGACCTGGACCTCGCCGTCCCGGACGGCAAGGTGACCGTGATCGTCGGCCCGAACGCGTGCGGGAAGTCGACGACGCTGCGGGCGCTCGGGCGGCTGCTCAAGCCGGCGGGCGGGGCGGTGCTCCTCGACGGGGAGTCGCTCGCGAAGCTGCCGACGAAGCGGATCGCGCAGTCGATCGGCCTGCTGCCGCAGACCCCCGTCGCACCGGAGGCGATCACGGTCGCCGACCTGGTGTCGCGGGGGCGTCAGCCGCACCAGGCGTGGTGGAAGCAGTGGTCGGAGGCCGACGAGCAGGCGGTCGTGGAGGCCATGACCTCGACGGACGTCGCCGCTCTGGCCGACCGATCGGTGGACGAGCTGTCCGGGGGGCAGCGGCAGCGGGTCTGGATCGCGATGGCGCTCGCGCAGGAAACGGATCTGCTGCTGCTCGACGAGCCGACGACGTATCTGGACATCGCCCACCAGGTCGAGGTCCTGGACCTGGTGCGCCGGCTCAACGTGGCACGGGGCCGGACGGTCGTGCTGGTCCTCCACGACCTGAACCAGGCGGCGCGGTACGCCGACCACCTGGTCGCCATGAAGGCGGGCCAGGTGGTGGCTGAGGGCGCCCCGACGGACGTGGTGACGGCGGACCTGGTCCGCGACGTCTTCGGCCTGAAGTCGGTCGTCGTCCCGGACCCGGTGACGGGGTCACCCCTGGTGGTGCCGGGGGCGCCGTGGGGGGCGGTCCCCCAACTGAGGGCGTAA